The sequence below is a genomic window from Humulus lupulus chromosome 3, drHumLupu1.1, whole genome shotgun sequence.
TTAATAGTATATCTCTTGCTAATAATGTATCTcaagaaaattttaaaaattaaaactatactAAGTAAAAAAATCATTACTACTTAGTACATAAGTCATAACGAAAAAACTAATTACATATAAATTAATTCTTGAATCACcgttcaagttttttttttcaacaaaaacaaaaatcacaatttcattcatattttacaaatgcagattatatctcttctatataataagtgtgtagataactcttgattttaatggttttttattttttttttatgttaactttaacataacattcttatatttaacagtagtttgtaaacacttaaacttaaataaaataaaataaataattaaaaaaattaaaatatgatattttttttagatattttacaatgataattatttaaaaataataaataattaaacaaattaaaatatgatatttttcaaatattttacaatgataattattttaaaataataaataattaaacaaattaaaatatgatatttttgagatattttacaatgataattatttaaaaataataaaatcatatgttttataacttaaataaaatttaattaaatttaaactcacttattagaatgaTATCATATTAAAcgtataatataatctactgtgaattagaaacaaattattttaaaaaaaaaaacttgcaagaaatttaaatttaaaatctacatataatatttaatattacattaaatatataatatataatgtcttgttgtcactccaaaattcaaaaattagaacaaacacaaacttaaacaaaaataaataaattatttaattaaaataggatatttatttcaaaatttatttaacattaaaataaatttaatataaataattaataaattctatcaataaaattaagcaaacatgcatattgcatgttgcttgtatctagtgaataatatatatatttatatatttgcaaATAATGAGTATGCACTAGATAATATgacttattaatttatttatgtttaattatattttactaTATGTAGTTGATTGTTATTAtatacatgattttttttttgcagaaTTTAATTTTTGAATATAGAATAATAAGTATTATTTAATGGTggtataaatgtaataaaattaaaatatcatgACTAATTATATtgtaaaaatagatattttaaaaAAAGACACATGTCATCAAAGTATAGAAAAAGTGTAAAAGAGAGTAACCAATAGAATTTATTTAGCTCTCCTCATATCTTATATTAGCAAGATATCATTCGATATCCGAAGTCATCTTGATCCCGAATATTGGATTTACATATGTTTGTGTGTGTACGTATTTGGCCAATAATATTTACATGCAATAATACCATATGGTTAACGATTAAGCTATAATAACACGTTATTAAATGTACTTGTAATCTAGTTGATAAGACCTTTTAGTGTATCCTTAAATGTTCCATCAGCAATTGATAGGTCTAAATTTTCTGTAAAATAACTGAATAAAAACTTACAAAAATAAGAAGGCTGTGGTACTTTAGGGGCTGCATTTCGACTTATAATTGCACGAATTCAACTTGACAAATAAATTGACATATGCCTGTGCAGGACAACTATATGATTTCATTCAGAAAATTAGTACTCAGTATACTGTATCAATATATACAAACAGTTCAAAGCAatcaataataattaaatcttatAGAAATAtgctttggaaaaaaaaaaaaaagaagaaaaaaaagccaAGAAAACGAAATAAccctaattaattatttgattgaaCCCTACATATATATACAAATGGACAGCTATATCAATACATAAATACAGTTTTCAACGATACTGTATTTGTTTCTGTCAAACATTAATTGTTTGTGATGAGCCCAAAATGTTGTAGGCCCTAAAGCATTTTCAGtgcatatgttatgttttaattgtgtgaaagctaattttaatttgTTGAAGAGAAAAAAAAGCTTCCAATTCTATTAAACACCCCACAATATCGTCTATAATTTAAATTAGCATAAGATGAGTGAAAGTAATTGGCATATGAATTTAtagtataatattattgatagcTAGCTAGCTAATTAGAGGAAAATGACCTTTGTACGTaacgaaaaataaataaaaatagaaaacatATCTCAAGCTTAGCGTTAATTATTGGAAATTTGACACAAGATTTTCGACAGCAGGAAAATTAGCTGACTTTAAGTTCAGACTAATCATGTGCCTTAGAATATTGGGTGCTTCCAAAATATGACATTGTACAAAACATATTAAAACTAAAACTACCAAATAATAAaagtagtatatatataaaataaataataaatgtcaacatgtaaatatatataataagaattaattataatgatatgatatatatacattttctttttcttcttaaaaAAAGCACACTCACACTTAATAAGTGAATAGATTTGtgcttatatatttttaattagtgtGAAAGTAACGTTTATCATGTGGTCATTTGGAATAAGTTGCTATTTATGTTACACGTATTTTTTGCTACTTATAACCCCTAACACTTGTTAGCTATATAGCTAGGTCAATACATGTATCGATCTTCAACAGAACGTAACGAGCTattcgtgtatatatatatatatataatataatatatatgggTGTGTGTTGTTTTGATCCGTACGTACTGATCCCTGAAAAAGCTTATATGTAACAACAAATTTCCTGCAATGACCTCCTGGCGCTTACTCTTTATTTAGTAATGATAAGACACAGATAATCTGATAATGGcaaccaacatatatatatatagctggtAAATATTAATTACGGTTATTACATTTGTATATATACACACATCACAGGCAAATTAATACTGCTTACATATTTTACCCTATAAATAGCATCTGTAGAAATATATATACTGGTCACAGGGGCTAACTAATAATATGTTGCGCAAATACTGAACTATATCGATCATAAATCCGGAGGTTCGCTAGGCAAAAACGTTTTATTGTGGCAATATTTATGATTTTCAATTTTGAAACTAAAATGTAAAATCATTAATATTTCCAACTGTAGAGGTACTATATACATAGGAACAGTATATAGAAAACCACTGCTATCCAGTACTGCAACTAATATTGTCTTATAACAGATGAGAATTCAATATTTTGACACTTATAATTTacgctaatatatatatatatatataggggcgGTAGGGTAGGCGTTTTTACCTCATTACTCACCACCCTATTTTAGGTATGCTGTGTTTTTTAGAGGGTGTTGATTATAATTATAGGAGACTTtctgtatatttttttaaaaatcgaAATAATTTATATTgtgccaaaaataaaatttaaataaaaattaagatagtttcatattaaaaaaaataaataataaattgcaAGATGGTATGCTATAATTGCAAAtattgtcataaaaaaaaaatagcatcATAACTTATCTACTAatcgaaaaaaaaattatttatagaaCAATTTTTCAATAagacttcactttaagctctatcggtagggctttcagtgtttctcgatccgtaaatagttttcggcgcgaattttttttatgaccgtgtatattgtagctgtttagagcatcctgcaaactttcagaaaattccaaataatttacagtaccgaaaactaagttcaaacatgttttccacgcgcataaaaaaaaactaatcacggctgcaacaacatgtttgatcttagtttttggtactgtaaattattcggaattttctgaaaatttgtaggaagctctaaatagctacaatatacacggtcataaaaaaatcgcaccgaaaactgttcacgggttggaAACACTGAGAACCTTACCAGTagaacttaaagtgaagccctataaaaaaatttccctatatatgtatatatatatataatgctgACTATATATGGTACCGATGCTCACTAATATTTTTCTTATATTCCAAAAATATAAGAAACAATATTATATGGAAAAACATACAGAGACAATAGATTAAGTagagaaattttttaaaaaaattataagccAAAGGACATATGAATTTTATCATGGATGGTTTCTATCATGTATTAttgtaactaaaaaattattgtcAAATGAGATTTTCTTTTAGTGTaacagtactaaacttcaatttgTTAAGATTACAAAAGCAAGAGTGTCCCTTGCTAATACTCTTTCCTAACTTGGTGTGTGTGGTTGGAGTTACTTATTGCTcgatataatatacatatatatatatcagttaCAAACaacatgcaacatgcaatattcAAGTtcgcttagttttatttatagaatttattaattatttttgtaaaatttatattaatgtcatataaattttgaaataaatatcttactttaattaaataatttatttatttttgtttaagtttatgtttgttctagtttttgaatttgggagtaacaacaagagattatatattatatatttaatataatattaaatattatacgtgaattttaaatttaagtttcttgctagtttttttaaaaaaaataatttgttgctaattcacagtagattatattatatgtttaatatgatattattttaataagtgagtttaaatttaattaaattttatttaagttataaattttattatttttaaataattatcattctaaaatatgtcaaaaatatcatattttaatttgtttaattatttattatttttaaataattaacattgtaaaatatatgaaaaatatcatattttaattatttattatttttaaataattattattataaaatatctcaaaaatatctgatttcaatttttttaattttttattttatttaatttaattttaagtatttacaaactaccattaaatataataatattctgttaaatataaaaatattccgttaaagttaacattaaaaaattactaaaactaataatttctgttatacacacttattatatagaagagatataaaaagTAATTTGAGAAATCAGATTAATAAATACTTTTAGGGCTATTTACATTTTAAAATTTATCAGGgagacttttttttctttttctcaatCATATTTTTAGGCTATATTAATAATTCATTCCACAATTTCTCCTTCATTAGTTAATGTCCGTTAAGTAGTCGGTTTGTATATACCTTGAATCCAACTCAGAAAAGAGATAAGAAAATTACAgcaatttagaatttttttttaattgactTTTATTGAAATATACAACTTAgaacttatttttttaaaatgaaatacAAAGAACTTGTGTGTTTGgattcacttttatttattttttattctttagcaaaaaataataagttttAGTTTTTGGATGTTTGCTTAATTGGTAAAGTttgtttttattaataaaaattaaaacaaaaaatagtaTCAGAATATTTCTAATTAACCTTTTTATTTCGAATAATTTATtgcaaaatataaaattatatctaTATTCGTTGTTATATGCACGTGCCTTTATACATATATACGCAATTTACATAAACACAAAAATACAAACCCGAAAACAAATTAATAAGTCCAATGAAAATTTCAAATTATGCttgttattttaataatattgaAAACCATAACAATATATTTGAATTGTACAGTATAATAAACAACGcctaaaaatattaaattaattaataattgtaTCAATTTTTCTATTATCATTGCTATGAAAAGAAAATGCAGAAATATATAAGAAATTTAAATATTGGCCGCTGCTTACAAatctattatatttattatatatatatatatcttttatataataagtgaGTAGATAAcgataatttttaattttaacggttttttattttttttaatgttaattttaacaaaatatacttatatttaacaaaatattgttatatttaacgatagtttgtaaatacttaaacttaaataaaataaaataaataattaaaaaattaaaatatgatatttttgagatattttacaataataattatttaaaaataataaaatcatacattttataacttaaataaaatttaattaaacttaaactcatttattagaatattataatattaaacatACAATATAATATACTATGAATcagcaataaaaaaattaaattaacaagaaacttaaatttaaaatccatgtataatatttaatattatattaaatatataatatataatatattatttttaccctcaaattcaaaaactagaaaaatataaacttaaacaaaaataaataaattatttaattaaaataatatttatttaaaattgatatgatattagtataaatttaataaaaataattaataaattatataaataaaattaagcaaatccACGTTAACTTTTATCTGTgtctagtgtatatatatatatatatatatatatagattcacCAATGAAAAAGTAGGAAATTAGATAATAAAGGCATTAACTGTAGTGCCAACGTATTAACGTTGGTGCATACAGTACTACTAACATAAAATTAATGGTCTTAATTATTTACTCGACAGGAGCTTTCGTAAAAGTAGTACAGTACTTATAAAAAGACAAATAGCTTTTCGGACCCTTTATCAGCTCGAAAACAACTTTTTTGCTTATATTAATAGAAATGCATCCCCACAAAAAAAATATGTAATATTTTTGCTATAAAGTTTAtctccttttaaaaaaaaaaaaaactaaaggttTATTTATCCGGAAACACTAACAAAAGCGGAAAACGTTTAAAAACCTTTATTCTCTTATCCTATAATACTATATGATgctgaaaataaaatgaaaaatcaaatatataatattaattacatTATACTTCGTAACAAGAGAAAATACTTTTATTTGGTAGTTAGTACAATATTTAATCTCAACATAAAAATTTATcagaaacattataatattttgtcACAAGTATTTGTGACTAATTTACCTTTAAGAATGTCATttcatttataataataataataataatcgttgttataaaaaataaatatgttccttttttattatttaattttggtcACTAAAATTTTTCAAGACATATCTGTAGTCACAATTATAATGATGAAATTTTTTAATTGAAACATTTTTCATGATTAGAATTTAATTTGTTTTACGTGTTTAATTTTAGTTTCAACACAGTACTTGTAAGCtaacaattaataattaaagtcattaccatataataataataatattataaaattggTCAACTCGAAATAAACCAAAAGCTTGCCAGCAAAAGATAGAAACTATATATTTGATCAGAAAAAGAGCCTCGTGGTGGCACGCCTCACATTTACATTGAGTTGTTGATATAGACATGTATATTATCTATACTTCTAAATGGCCGGCTAAGCCTAATACTAAAAAACACATGACCAAAAATTCCTACAAAGAAAGTTCATTTTagcttcttctttttcttttttctttctttcttctgtttttttctttttctttatttccaaTTCCTTGCTAAGTAAGGATTACAGACATGGTTatataaagctttaacccaagaattaaaatattttcactcaaaaaaacaaaaaacaaaaaatccgAGAAAATATATAGTATATATGAGATGGTCATCGACATCATCCATGTCGATCGTTTGAATTATATGATTTCATATCACCGAAGAAAACCATGAACTTGTGCCTAACACCTatcatatagatatatatatatatatatatgtgtgtgtgagtgTGTGTGTACCATGGAGAAGTACTACACGCAACATTGAAAAGATGGTGATTTCAGTAGTACTCGAAAATTCACCCCATTATAATGCAAATCCAACGCAGAACAAACTAACAATTGCAATTATTTTGTGAAAGTATTCTCCGAAATTACACTAAACAAAAGTCGTAGAATTCATTCTCACAGAGTAAAAAAAACCAGTAATTAATATATGTTTTCCACACAAACATTTTATAGAGAGAGTATAGCTAGGTCGTATAGGATAATAAGGTTGGAATGGAAACTAACAATATGCTATATAAATTAAACTCACATCTATATAGTGGCTGGTGATCTCTCTCTTAGCTTCTAAAATTTCCCGGCGGTTTCTCCCTTGCCCCAGGCTCCGAATAGCTTCAAGAAAGCAAAACAATAATATTATAGTTTTCTTTTGAGTAAGAAACCTAGCCCATTTGATATTTCTaccaaaaaacaaaaagaaagaaagccCATATTAAATAGCACAACGTACATAACCCacatctatatataaatattaactaCATCAAATAAAGAAACTTAACTGGACATGGTATATATCGAGAGAAACTTGTACTGATCATAATTTGTATAATATTATATATCGCTCTGCAATTATTACTAGAAGTGTAAAACAAGCCAAAGAAGTAAAGAAATAAAGCAAATGAGTCCGAATTGTGGCTATGCATATAATGTAATGTAGTGGTAACTGAGAAACAGTGTCAATATATTTGGTGTGAgtgttatttttaaattttacaagGTTGTTATATATTTGGGTTCAATTTCTTTGAATCGTTGCGTGATATTATGGCCGTGTTAGGTGGACTTTAGGTCTTACATATAGCCTGTATGTACGAACAcacctatatatatattatatacactcATCATTATTATATACAACTATATATCTTcaccaaaaagaaaaaggaaaatccAGAATGTGACTAAACAAAATCAAGCTCTGCGGTACAAACTATTTTATCCTTGTATTTAGTCaggtaaattatttaaatattttaaaacttTGTAAAGTAGTCTAAATATCTACAATATATATACacctaaataactacaatatatactaCCTTACCAAAATTTGAGTcgaaaatatttttcaagaaaaactgGAGAAAGTGCACCAATGTGTCTTTTTTGAAGGGTGCACCGATAACTTCAccaaaaagaatgaagaaaatccATAATGAGACAAAACAAAATCAAGCTGTGGGTACGTTTAGATATTtataatgctatttaattttctttttctttttttcttaggGTCAAAGTCGAGAATGTCTCGATATATATAGAGTGGGTATATACTTAACTTGTGACCAGAACGAGAGATCCCAGCTGAAGCAGCAGTAAACAGTGGTTAGCTCGCAATTTGTATTTGGTTTCATTATAACTCTAAACAGTCCTTAGCCCTAGAGTTAGCTGCTGGGACCATGCACctttcattaatatatatatatatgcacagtCGTGgagatttatataataatatcacgttataatattttatatggacattatataaaaatatgtgtgtgtgtgtatggaGAAAGCTTGCAGTATCACGTTGCCATCAGTACTTGCTGGCAATTTGAGTTCTTACATGAACAGTTGTCTAGACTTGTACAAATAAAACCTTTTTTGATCCTGCACTACTAGTAATAATGCTTTTGCAGACAGCTGAAATATCTTACTATTTAGATTTGGGAGTAATACAATCGTACTAAGAGTCAGACCGCATGCTTTGCCTTCTTTTTTTTAACAATTAGatgaatatataaatatttatatagattGTGTCGATGGATTGAAACCAACTATGATCTTCGTTCCCCAATTAATTAAAGAGTAGACTTTCTTTAGTGTCTGATGATCTTTTCCCAGAAGAAAAACAACAATAGTTATAATAGAAACAGTGCCCTTTTTTTTTATTACAGTAACTGTTACTAGTGTACTGCTCTCTTTTTATATCACAGGTCTCCTTCTTTGAGCAGTGATCGAGGAATTGTGTCTGAAATACTGTTATATGTTTTTTTCCTCTTCCACCAGTAGTACTGGAACCCAATATCCATCCTATTACAAGCCAGCCATAATATCTAGTAAACGCTAGACATAATTTGACTGCAATAGACACAACAAGCCAGACATTTGCCCAGATACTTCGTGAACTCTAGCTTAGATTCTATAGGAACCCAAGCCTCCTTCCTCTGCTAAAACTCAATAAAGAGCTACGATTCATATCTATAATCATCGAGTATATATAATATAAGCTGTCTCTATATTTGTATAATATTATGTCTTCAAGAGGAAAAGAGGACCTATACCCCAGCACTTCAGAGATCATGATGGTTGGTCACTCGAATATGTTAGGTTGAATAAAGAACTACTTCTAGAATTTAAAGGCTGCGAAAGAGGATAATTGAAGACCTAAAAGAGGATAATAATATTTGTTCTTCCAAATGTAGATGTTagattattgattttttattttagattaaaGACTTTACTAATCTTTAGATTTATTAAAGTTAGCGTGTTGGGAAagattttatttcatttttttttattaaaaatataagaaGAGAAATAAAAAGTTCAAAATATTGGAACTCCAACTCTCAACCTTGGTTTCGATTCTACAATAAGGCGTGGGAAAGAGAAAAGTAAAACAAAAGTATCATAATCCAGATTCATGAACCTAAGTTTAATTATTGATTGAAATTGCTCAGATTATGCTATATCTACATTCAATGACATCCATTCTGATTCTCAAAAGGCTGGCCAGCCGTTACTTTCCATCACAAAAAGGTCATCATTATACAATATATCCAATGCCGCACACAATTAAGTATTAACATAACATAAGCTTATGTACAAAAACTCTTAACACCAGCAAAATGAAGAAAAGAGGAATAAAGAAACATCAGAATTAAGTATAACGGGACTattttttctttcccttcttgaATTATCATATATTATTCTCAGTAAGCTTGAAACGTCTGGCAGTTATTGAATTTCCCTTGCGCTTACAAGGAGCAGCGGCACCATTCGACCATGACGATGGCTTGAATCCTCCTGTCAGAATGTTTGATGCAGCGGTCGCATTTATCCTCCTCCTCTTGGATTCTAGCTCTAGTCGTTTATTAGATGCTGAAGAACCAGACGGCTCTGAAAAAATTGAACACGCATTAATCAGAGCTCGCTTGTCCTTCCTATTCCTTTCAAACTTGGAATAGAACTTCACTTTGGAAGCAACAGCAGAATCCTCCTTGGATGCTGGAAGCAGACGCACACCTAGACCCATTTTCTTGCAAGCAGCCTCTTCTTCAGCAATTCTCTTCTTTTGACCCTGATATGGAGAAGtgagaaacattatttctttctttcctttcccaACTCAATAATAGCAAATAATTCTTTAAAAGGGAACTATATTTTAACTAAATGCATTCAAGAAAACAGCAAAACATGTACTTTTTTTAAGGGTCATCAAAAACAGAGTACATGAAAATGGAGTGAACACAACTAGATAAATAACATACTCTAAGTTGGGCCCGGAGAGCCCTATTTAGAGAATAGTCATCTGCATGTCGGGCATCTGAAGATCGCTGCAGGCGCACTAACACTGGCTctgcttctttcttcttcttcaaatcctGTTCTTCGTGTTCAAGACGATAAAATGGATCTGCTAGCTTTCCTCTTTCTGGAAGAAAAAATATCATTTAATCGTGATGATTATTGTGTACAACTTGAAAACAAACTAAAATCTAGAAGATGGTCCGACAACAAAGAGATATCATTggttagtttttttatttttagtaattGTTTTGGCTTAAAAAAAAAAGGCTCACTGCCAAAAATAAAACCCAACCTTCATCTGCaggaagttcaaaagtttctgcATCCTCGACGTCATAATCCTCAGTTTTTTTCGTGGCGCCACTGACAATGATGTACTCACAGTTCTTTGGATCTGTGTGAATAACAATCTCATGTCTACAACATGCAGCCTTCATAGTAAAGCTCCATATCTGAACGAAAGAACATTACTGTTAAAAGATAACTCAATAAGGGAGGGGGAGGGGGGAAATTAAGTAGCAAATGCATGTACTTGCATCTGAAAAATATTAACAGTGTAAAATATAGTCATAGTTTCTACAATCTGAGATTAAGCATTTAAATATTAGTAGTCAGCTTGCACAAAGTACCTTTGTGGAATAGTAATTTCCCACTTGCTTCTTTTCTGCATTAAACCGAACACCCTTTGCTATCATAGAGTTGCATCCACCACACCATATGTTGAATGGCATCTCAAACCTGAAATTTAACACAAATTTTggcaactgagttaaaactttgcACTTGTCCCCAACATCCACTGTCCAATACATTTTAGAGCTGGTACTTAAATGACAAAAGTTATCAATAATTGTAAAAGAAAATCGGAGATAACACATAAAAACCCTTCCACTCATTCTGAGATACACCAAcgagagaaaaaaaataagacGTGTGCTTTATTACCTTATAATCAAAATACCCTGGTCTATTTTCTTTGCTCTTTCCCTCAGAGCATGTTGACCGTGGAACTTGTTCAAAGAACCCTGCGAAACAAAGACATGTAAGAATCCTAAAAGCTGAT
It includes:
- the LOC133822787 gene encoding uncharacterized protein LOC133822787, with product MSSLAAARADNFYYPPEWTPDQGSLNKFHGQHALRERAKKIDQGILIIRFEMPFNIWCGGCNSMIAKGVRFNAEKKQVGNYYSTKIWSFTMKAACCRHEIVIHTDPKNCEYIIVSGATKKTEDYDVEDAETFELPADEERGKLADPFYRLEHEEQDLKKKKEAEPVLVRLQRSSDARHADDYSLNRALRAQLRGQKKRIAEEEAACKKMGLGVRLLPASKEDSAVASKVKFYSKFERNRKDKRALINACSIFSEPSGSSASNKRLELESKRRRINATAASNILTGGFKPSSWSNGAAAPCKRKGNSITARRFKLTENNI